TTGGCCGTGCGCAGGTCCAGCTCGCCCTCGGAGAGCTCCCGCATGGTGATGCACTTCGTCGGGCAGACCTCGACACAGAGATTGCAGGCGACACATTCCTCCTCTTTCACCGTCACCGTGCGATCCGCCGCCATCGCGATCGCCTGATGCGACGTGTCCTCGCAGACGATGTGGCAGCGGCCGCATTTGATGCAATCGTCCTGCGCAATGCTGGCCTTGGTGGTGTAGTTCAGGTTCAGATATTGCCAGTCGGTCACCTTCGGCACGGCGCGGCCGACGATCTCGCGCGTCTCGGTCAGGCCCTTGCGGTCCATGTAGTCCGACAGGCCCGAGATCATCTCCTCGACGATCTTGAACCCATAGGTCATCACCGCGGTGCAGACCTGCACGTTATGCGCCCCAAGCGCCATGAACTCGGCCGCATCGCGCCAGGTGGTGACGCCGCCGATGCCGGAAATCGGCAGACCGCGCGTGGCCGGGTTGCGGGCGATTTCCGCCACCATGTTCAGTGCGATGGGTTTCACCGCCGGACCGCAATAGCCGCCATGGGTGCCAAAGCCGTCAATCGTCGGCTGCGGCGCGAACAGATCCAGATCGACCGAGGTGATCGAATTGATCGTGTTGATCAGGCTGACCGCATCCGCGCCGCCGCGTTTCGCCGCCTCGGCCGGTTTGCGGATGTCCGAGATGTTGGGCGTCAGCTTCACGATGCAGGGCATGCGCGAATGTTGCTTCACCCAGCGCGTCACCATCTCCACATAGTCGGGCACCTGCCCCACCGCCGCGCCCATGCCGCGTTCGGCCATGCCATGCGGGCAGCCGAAGTTCAGCTCCACCCCGTCGGCCTCGGTTTCCTCGACCCGGGCCAGGATCGATTTCCAGCTGTCCTCGTCGCAGGGCACCATCAGCGACACGACCAAGGCGCGGTCCGGGTAATCGCGCTTGACCGATTTGATCTCGCGCAGGTTCACCTCCAAAGGCCGGTCGGTGATCAGCTCGATGTTGTTGAGCCCCAAAAGCGTGCCATCGGGCCCGTGAATCGCGCCATAGCGCGGGCCCGAGACGTTCACCACCGGCGGGCCGTCAAGGCCGAGCGTCTTCCAGACCACACCGCCCCAACCGGCCTCAAAGGCGCGGCGGACGTTCACCTCCTTGTCGGTGGGCGGCGCCGAGGCCAGCCAGAACGGGTTCGGGGATTTGATGCCAAGGAATGTCGAAGTCAGGTTCGCCATCTCAGGCCCCCATCAGAAAAGCGTGGATGTCTTCGGCCGCATCGCGGCCCTGCGCGACGGCGGTCACCGTCAGATCTTCGCCGCCTGTGGCGCAATCGCCGCCCGCCCAGACATGCGCCATCCCGGTGCGCCCCTGCGCGTCGATCTCGATCTTGCCGCCGGTGATCGTCAGCCCCTCGGGCACCGGCCCAAGCGTCTGGCCGATCGCGGTGAAGATCTGGTCGGCCTTGATGCGCAAGGTGTCGTCCAGCTGCACCAGCTTGCCGCCCTGGGTCTCGGTGCGGGCGAATTCGACCTCATAGCCCTGATCGTCCTTGCGGATCGCCACGGGCGCCGCATTCGGCACGATCCGCACGCCGTTCTTTTGCGCATGCTCCTGTTCATGCGCCGAGGCGGGCATCTCGGCTTGCGAACGGCGATAGACGATGCTGGCCGTCTCCGCGCCCAGAAGTTTCGCCTGCACCGCCGCATCGACCGCGGTCATGCCGCCGCCGATCACCACGACGCGCCGCCCCACCGGCACCGTCGCCAGATCCCCGGCCTGACGCAGATGCGCGATGAACTCGGTCGCGGGGGTGGCATGTTCGGCGCCGGGAATGGTCAGCGCATTCACGCCCGCCAGCCCCATGCCCAGAAACACCGCGTCATGCTCGGCCAGCAGATCCGCCACCGAACCGTTGCGGCCGAGTTTCCAGTTTTCCAGCACCGCGATGCCGCCGATCTGCAAAAGCCAGGCCACTTCCCTGGCCGCAAAGCCGCCCGGCGCCTTGTAGGCGGCAATGCCATATTCATTCAGCCCGCCCGGTTTCAGCCGCGCGTCATAAACGGTGACCTCATGGCCCAGCATCGCCAGCCGATGCGCGCAGGCCAGACCCGCAGGCCCCGCCCCCACCACGGCGACAGACTTTTCCGTGCGCGGCGCGCGCGTGAAGGGATGCACGCCCGCGGCCTGCAGCCGGTCGGTGGCAAAGCGCTGCAGCGCGCCGATCTCGACCGGCATGCCCTCGGCGGCCTCGCGCACGCAGGCGCCCTCGCACAGGGTTTCGGTCGGGCAGACCCGGGCGCACATGCCGCCCATGATATTCTGCGACAGGATCGTCCTTGCCGCGGCCTCCGGCGTGCCGGTCAGGATCTGCCGGATGAACAGCGGCACGTCGATGTCGGACGGGCAGGCCGTGGTGCAGGGCGCCTCGGCGCAGAAATAGCAGCGCGCGGCGGCCACCTGCGCCTGATGCGCCGTCAAAGGCGGCGCCACATCGGCAAAGGCCGTGCAATACCCCTCGGGCGGAAGACGCCCGGGGTGCACCCCGGGTCGAAACTGGCTTGTGGTCACTGTGACCTCCCTGGCTTTGTTATTGCCGCAAAGGCTGCCACGATCCGAAATTTTATCAATAGGTAAAATACTGAGGCGCAGGGATTGGCGCTTCATGGCCGGGCATCTGCCCAAGGAATGGGCTGACGCAGGGGAAATTGCGGAAAGAGATTCGGGACGAGGGCGCAAAACGGCGGCGATGACCACGGATTCGGCAGGGATTCGGCAGGGATTCGGCGCGGCTCGGGCCCAGAATCACGCCCGGGCCTGCGACAATCACGTCAACGAAGCGAAGTGGGAAGCCGTCAGAGCGGTTTCAAGTGCTTCCGGCGGATAAATTCGGCGCGACAATTCGACCTGAAAATTCCGGTTGCCTGCGACAGGCCGTCCGGGCGCGCGCGCCGCCGCCATCGCCCGATCTGCGACAGGCTAACGCAGTTTAATGTACATCCCGCATGACAGTTTGACCCGAAGCCCGGTTCTGGTCACGCCGCAAGCCGCCCGCCGCGCGGGGGCCGCAAGGCGCAAACCCCCTTTGCAGCATGGCTCTTGCGCCCTGTCGCACCCCCCGCCGCAGGCGCCGCGCCGCCCGCGCCACCGGCCCCGGAATCGCCCAAAGATGCGTCTGGAACACCTGTTTTCACTGGGATTTTGCGCCCCCGGGGGTGGCCGAATTTGCCGCAGTGTAAGCCCGACTTTACACTTGATCGCCGACACTTGGGCTCCCATAGTGCGTCTCACGAGGTCGGATCACAGACGGTCCGGCAGCGGGGGGGCGCTGAGACGGGGCTCGAACTTAACCGAGAGAGCTTCATCAACGTTCCCAATGATCCCAGTTTTGGAGGATTCGGGACAATGACTGACGATAAAGCTGGGCCGAGCGGCCTGTCGCTGAAAGAAGCTGAAGAAATCCACAGCTACCTGATCGATGGCACCCGTGTGTTCGGGGCGATGGCGCTTGTTGCGCACATCCTCTCGGCCATCGCCACGCCGTGGCTCGGGTAATCGGGTAGAGGAGAAATACAATGAACAACGCCAAAATCTGGACCGTCGTCAAGCCCTCGACCGGTATCCCGCTGATCCTCGGCGCCGTTGCGGTCGCCGCTCTGATCGTGCACGCCGGCCTGCTGACCAACACGACCTGGTTCGCGAACTACTGGAACGGCAACCCGATGGCGACCGTCGTCGCTGTTGCGCCGGCTCAGTAATCTGCTGACCTTTGGGCCCACCGGCACCCGTCGGTGGGCCCATTCCCTCCGGGGCTGAGCCCCTCGCACTTTCTCTCTCCGACGGGCGGCTGGACTATGGGCTACCGTGCTTTTGCTCTGAAGAACCTGGCGCGGCACGCTCCGAAGTACTTGCCATTCGCCGACGTGGCCAGTGAAGAGGTTCCGCTCTCGCGGTTGCTGCGACTGTCGCTCTTTCAGATCACCGTCGGGATGACCTTGACCCTGCTCGCGGGCACCCTCAACCGGGTGATGATCGTCGAGTTGGCGGTTCCGGCCTCGCTCGTCTCCGTGATGCTGGCGATGCCGATGCTGTTCGCGCCCTTCCGCACGCTGATCGGCTTCAAGTCCGACACGCACAAGTCGGCTCTGGGGCTGCGTCGCGCGCCCTGGATCTGGAAGGGAACGATCTATCAATTCGGCGGTTTCGCCATCATGCCCTTCGCGCTTCTGGTGCTGTCGGGCTTCGGGGAATCCGTGGATGCGCCGCGCTGGATCGGAATGAGCGCGGCTGCTCTTGCCTTCCTCCTCGTGGGGGCCGGGGTGCATATCGTCCAGACCGCGGGTCTGGCGCTGGCAACCGACCTCGTCGCGGAAGAAGACCAACCGAAGGTTGTCGGCCTCATGTATGTGATGCTGCTCTTCGGCATGGTGATCAGCGCGCTCACCTACGGGGCGTTGCTGGCGGACTACACGCCCGGGCGCCTGATCCAGGTGATCCAGGGCACGGCGTTGATGAGTGTCGTGTTGAACATGGCTGCGATGTGGAAGCAGGAAGCCGTCAGCCGGGAACGTGCCCGGCAGATGGAGACCGCCCAGCACCCGACCTTCCAGGAGGCCTTCGGCCTGCTGATGGGCCGTCCGGGGATGCTGGCGCTGCTGACCGTGATCGCGCTGGGAACGTTCGGCTTCGGTATGGCCGATGTGCTTTTGGAACCCTATGGCGGTCAGGCGCTGCACCTGACGGTCGGGGAGACGACGAAACTGACCGCGCTCTTTGCGCTGGGGACGCTTGCCGGGTTCGGCACTGCGTCCCGTGTGCTGGGGAACGGGGCAAGGCCGATGCCGCTGGCGGTGCTGGGTGCACTGATCGGGGTTCCCGGGTTTGTCGCCATCATTCTGTCCTCGCTGATCAGCCAGGGTGGTATCTGGTTGTTCCTTGTGGGCACCTTTGCTGTCGGGCTTGGCATCGGTCTTTTCGGCCATGCGACGCTGACGGCGACGATGCGGACCGCGCCCGCCGATCGGATCGGGCTGGCGCTGGGCGCATGGGGGGCGGTGCAGGCGACGGCCGCGGGCGTGGGGGTCGCGCTTGCCGGGGTGGTTCGTGACGGTTTGGTTGCCCTGCCGGGGACTTTCGGGTCCGGTGTGGCGGGGCCTTATAATACGGTGTTCGCCATCGAGGCGGTGATTTTGATCGTGGCCATCGCCTTCGCGGTTCCGCTTGTGCGGCGGGGAGGCCGATGATCCGGAGCCCGGCGGGACACCAGGACGTGACTGAAGAATGCCCTTGAACCCGAGGAGGACGCATGACGACGGTGATCACACGGCTTTATGCCGATGAAGAAACGGCTTGCGACATCGCAAGACAACTGAAAAGTGAAGGTATTCCGAAACGCGCTCTGAAGGTCGTCGTCGCCGACGGCAAGAAGGGCGCTGCCTTGGCCGAAGCCCTCAAGTCCGCCGGCGTGCATCCCAGCGCGGCTGCGGGCTATGCCGAACGTGTCGCCGGCGGCGCTGCCGCGCTCGTGGCGAAAGTCAACTACAAGCCGCTCGGCGCGGCGAAACTCGTGCGCGCCATCACTGCTCGCGCAGCGGTGGTCGCGGTCGAGAACGCAACCGAAGAGTTCACCTGTGAGGACGCATCTGAAATGACTGACAACATCATGAAAGACCACCGGCACATCTTCCTGCCGCAACCCGTCAAGGCCGACGAAAAGCCCGGCGCCTTCTCGGAGCGCTTTGGCTGGAAACTTCTGCTCGACACCCCGCGCAAGAAGAACGTCTACGAAGGCACCAAGTTCATGTCGCAAGACTTCTGGCCGACGCCCTTGGTGAAAACCACCGCGCCGAAGGTCAAGCTGATCCCGGCCGACGCTCCGCCGCAATCGGCGAAGTTCTGGAAGGCTCCGCTCCTGAAAGACACGCCGCGTCAATCGAACGTGATCCCGGGCGACTTCCTGCCCTTCTCGAACACCTTCGGCCTGGCGACCATTCAGCGTCGCTGATCACTGACAAGGGGCGGCACTGACCGCCCCTGCACTCCTCGGGTTTGCGCCCGTCTGTCCGCCCTTCCCCGGAAGGTCCGAACAGGCGGGCGCCTTTTATTTCGGCCCCCCGTCTTGGCCCCCCGTCTTGGCCCCCCCTGCCCTGCCCTGCTGCCTTGGCCTCGGGCGGAGAAGAAAACGCATCGCGTTTTCCCGCCCGTCGCAAGCCGGTCGACACGGGACCGCATCCATCAAGCACAACAAAGGGCGGCGCCCGTCCCGGCGGGCGAGAAGCGCCCGCCGGGGGCGGGGCGGGCGCTGCCCGAGGGCCTTTGGGCCCTCGGGGGTCATCGGACCAATGATCCGCCGGGCCAAGGCGATGGCCTTGGCCAGACCGAGGTCAAGCGGTGATGAAATCGCGCACGAAACTGCTGGCCGGGCGGGCGCGGATGTCGTTCGGGCGGCCGATCTGCTCGATCCGGCCCATCGACATCACCACCACCATGTCGGCCAGCTCCATCGCCTCTTCCTGATCATGGGTCACGAAGACCGTGGTCAGGCCGGTGGCGTCGTGAATGTCGCGCAGCCCCTGGCGCAGCTCCTTGCGGACCTTGGCATCCAGCGCGCCGAAGGGCTCGTCCAGAAGCAGCATCCGCGGCTCGATCGCCAGCGCCCGCGCCAGCGCCACCCGCTGCCGTTGCCCGCCCGAAAGCTGGCTGGGATAGCGCGATCCGATGTCGGGCAGCTGGATCAGCTCCAGAAGCCGCGCCACCCGCCGGGCGATTTCCAGCTTCGGCGGCCGCTCGGCCCGCGGCCGGGCGCGCAGCCCGTAGGCGATGTTTTCAAACACCGTCATGTGCCGGAACAAAGCATAGCTTTGAAACACGAAGCCCGCGCGGCGATCCTGCACCCGCAGGTTGGTGGCGTCCTGGCCGTCAAACAGCACCCGCCCCGAGGTCGGGAATTCAAGCCCGCCCAGAATCCGCAGAAGCGTCGTCTTGCCCGAGCCCGAGGGGCCCAGAAGCGCCACCAGCGCCCCCGAGGGAATGGCGAGCGACACCGGATGCAGCGCCGCCGTCGTGCCGAAGAGCTTCGAGATCTCTTGAATGTCGATATCCATCATGTCCCTCAATGGCGGTGGGTGGCGGCGATTTCGTCGGCGTGACGCAGTTCCAGCACGGTCTTGACCAGAAGCGTGACCAGCGCGAGCGCGGTCAGCAGCCCGGCCAGCGAAAACGCCGCGACCGAGAGATATTCGTTGTAAAGCATCTCGATGGTGATCGGCATCGTCGCGGTCTGGCCGCGGATCTTGCCCGAAACGACGGCAACGGCGCCGAATTCCCCCATCGCGCGGGCGTTGCACAAAAGCACGCCGTAAAGCAGCGCCCAGCGGATCTTCGGCAGCGTCACCGTGGTGAAGACCCGCCAGCCAGAGGCGCCCAGCGTCAGCGCGGCCTCTTCCTCCTGACAGCCCTGCTCAATCATCACCGGGATCAGCTCGCGCGCGACAAAGGGGAAGGTGACGAACATCGTTGCCAGAACGATCCCCGGCAGGGCGAAGACAATCGGGAAGCCCTGCGCGACGAGCCAGCCGCCAAGCGCGGAATTCGCCCCGAACATCAAGACGATGCACAGCCCCGCCACGACCGGGGACACCGAAAACGGCAGGTCGATCAGGGTGATCAGAAAGGCCTTGCCCCGAAAGTCGAAGCGGGTGATGAACCAGGCCGCGGCAATGCCGAAAGCGGCATTGAGCGGCACCGACAGCGCGGCAATCGTCAGCGTCAGCCGGATCGCGGAGAGCGCATCGGGGTTGCCCAGGCTTTTGAGCGCGGCAAACCAGCCCTTGGCCAGCGCCTCGACAAAGACGATCAGCAGCGGGGCGGCGACCAGAAGCGCCATCCCGGCGACGGCGGTCAGGATCAGAACGCCCCGCACCAGCGGCGTTTCATCGGTGGCGGATCGCCAGTTGCGTTCGGCAGCGTCAGACATCGCCAATCCTCCGGCGGCTCCAGATCTGGATCAGGTTGATCGACAGCAGCATCGCGAAGCTGATCGCCAGCATGGCAATGCCGATGGCGGCGGCGCCGTCATAGTTGAATTCCTCGAGCTGGATCACGATCAGAAGCGGGGCGATCTCGGTTTTCAGCGGGATGTTTCCGGCGATGAAGATGACCGAACCATATTCGCCCACCGCCCGCGCCAAGGACAGCGCAAAGCCGGTCAGCGCGGCGGGCAGCAGCATCGGCGCGATCACCCGGCGCAGCGTGGTGAAGCGCGTCGCCCCCAGCGTCGCCGAGGCCTCTTCGACCTCGCGGTCGATCTCCTCGATCACCGGCTGCACGGTGCGGGTGACGAAAGGCAGGCCGACGAAGATCAGCGCGATGAAAATCCCCCCTTGCGTATAGGCGATCTTCAGCCCGAACTCTTTCGCCAGGGCGCCAAAGGCCCCGTTCGGCGCATAAAGCGCGGTCAGCGCGATGCCCGCGACGGCGGTCGGCAGCGCAAAGGGCAGATCGACGGCGGCATCGACCAGACGGCGGCCGGGGAAATCATAGCGCACCAGCACCCAGGCAAGGGCGACGCCGAAGACCAGGTTGAACAAGGCCGCAAGGAACGACAGCCGGAACGACAGCTCCAGCGCCGCCCAGACCCGCTCGCGGTTCACCGTGGCCCAGATGCCCTCCAGCCCGTAGCTGGCGCCCTGCGCCAAAAGCGCGCCGATCGGGCCCAGCACCACCAGCGACAGCATCGTCAGCGTGATCCCCATCGAGAGCCCCAGCCCCGGCATCGGCGAGCGGTTGATCAGCAGGCCCGGCATGGCGAACACCTTCCTTCCGTGAGCTTCGTCATTTCCAAAATATCCACTGTGTCAGTCGAGATTGAAAGGGATAAATCTCGCCATTCTTGGTCGTGAATATAGAATTTTATTCCCCCCCCCCACTCCCCCGTGCCGGGGCGCCAGACGAAAAGGCCCCGCCGGGGGGCGGGGCCTTTGAAAGACGCGGGGAAACCGATCAGGCCGGGGCGCCGGTTCCGTCAAAGACACCCTCGAACAGCACCGAGGACAGGTAGCGTTCCCCAGAGTCGGGCAGGATCACCACGATGGTCTTGCCCGCATTTTCGGGCCGCGCCGCCAGCCGCAGCGCCGCCGCCGTGGCCGCGCCGCCGGAAATCCCGGCCAGAATGCCTTCCTCGCGCGCCAGCCGCAGCGCCACCGCCACCGCCTCCTCGTTCGAGACCTGCTCGATCGCATCGACAAGATCCAGATCCAGCACCTCGGGCACGAAACCGGCGCCGATGCCCTGGATCTTGTGCGGCCCGGGCTTGACCGGCTCGCCCGCGCGGGTCTGGCTCAGCACCGGGCTGGCCGCAGGCTCGACCGCGACCGAGGTGATCGCCTTGCCCAAGCCTTTCTTGAAATAGCGGCTGACGCCGGTGATCGTGCCGCCGGTGCCGACGCCCGCAACGAAAATGTCGATCTTGCCGCCGGTCGCGGCCTCGATCTCGGGGCCGGTGGTGCGTTCGTGGATGGCCGGGTTGGCCGGGTTCCGGAACTGCTGCAAAAGCACGTATTTCGGGTCCGAAGCCGCGATGTCCTCGGCCTTGGCGATGGCGCCCGCCATGCCCTTCGCCGCCTCGGTCAGCACCAGTTTCGCGCCATAAGCCAGAAGCAGCTTGCGCCGTTCCAGGCTCATCGTTTCGGGCATGGTGAGGGTGATCGGAATCCCGCGCGCGGCGGCGACGAAGGCCAGCGCGATCCCGGTATTGCCCGAGGTCGGCTCGACGATTTCCTTGCCGGGTGTCAGGATACCGCGTTCCTCGGCGTCCCAGATCAGCGCCGCGCCGATCCGGCATTTGACCGAGCCCGCCGGATTGCGCGCCTCGATCTTGGCCAGAACGGTGGCGCCCAGCCCCTGCCCCAGCCGCCCCAGCTTCACCAGCGGCGTGCCACCGATCGAAGCCGAATTGTCTTCGAAAACCGTCGTCATCTGCTTCTCCCCGATAGGTTCTGCCCCTATCGAGCATGCCCGGCCGCGGTTGAAAAGGGGCTAAAACCCGCCTTCCTGAAAGCGGTCTAACTTTGGGAGAATGGTGTTTTGGCCCCGGCCGGAAAAAGCACAAAATTCTGTTTCGCAGCACAGGCACAGGGGAAATCCGGGCCGAAAACCGGCCCGGACCGCCGTTCAGAGAATAAAATCCGCAAACCCGCCCCGGGCCAGGCCCGGGATTCGCCCCGGAGGCGGCGCGCCGGGATCAGGCCCCGGCGCGCGGCGGCGTTACAGATCGGTGCCGAAGCCGTAGGTCTGGGTGACGTAGTCGATGTCCTTGTCGCCCCGGCCCGACAGGTTGATCAGGATCGACCGGCCCGGATTGGCCGCCGCCTCGCGCATCGCAAAGGCCACGGCATGCGCGCTTTCCAGCGCGGGAATGATCCCCTCGTGCCGCGACAGCGCGTAAAAGGCCTTCAGCGCCTCCTTGTCATCGGCGGTGGTGTAATGCACCCGGCCGATCTTGTGCAGATGCGCATGTTCCGGGCCGACGCCGGGATAATCCAGCCCCGAGGCGACGGTGTGCACCGGCGCGGGCTCGCCGTTGGCGTCCTTCAGCACAAGGGTGCGGAAGCCGTGGATGTCGCCATCCTCGCCAAAGGAAATCGTCGCCGCGTGATCGCCGAGATTGGAGGAGGTGCCGAGCGGCTCGACCCCGTAAAGACCGACCGAAGCATCGTCGATGAAGCCCGAGAAGATCCCCATCGCATTCGAGCCGCCGCCGACGCAAGCCGCCACCATGTCGGGCAATTCGCCCGTCATTTCAAGGAATTGCTCCCGCGCTTCCACGCCGATGACATGCTGGAAATCGCGCACCATCCGCGGGAAGGGATGCGGGCCGACGACCGAGCCGATGGCGAAAAGCGCGGTATCGGCCTGGGCGATGTAGCTTTGGAAGCAGCTGTCCACCGCCTCCTTCAGCGAGCGCCCGCCAAAGGAGACCGGCACCACCGTCGCGCCCAAAAGCTTCATCCGGGTGACGTTCGGCGCTTCCTTGGCGATGTCGATCTCGCCCATGTGGATTTCGCATTCCATGCCGAAATAGGCCGCCGCCGTGGCCAGCGCCACCCCGTGCTGCCCCGCCCCGGTTTCGGCCATGAGCTTGGTCTTGCCCATGAATTTCGCCAGCAGGCCCTCGGCCATGCAATGGTTGAGCTTATGCGCGCCGGTATGGTTGAGATCCTCGCGCTTGGCATAGATCTGTGCGCCGCCGCACAGCGCCGAGAGGTTCTTCAGATAGGAAACGGGCGTGGGCCGGCCCTGGAAATGCTTGCGGATCAGCCGCAGCTCGGCGATGAAATCGGCCGATTTCGAGATCTTCGCATAAGCCTCGCGGATCTCCTTGAAATGCGGCTCGAGCGGCGGCGGCAGCATCGCCCCGCCGTAGCTGCCAAACCAGCCGTCCTTGTCCGGTGTCGTCTTGAGATAGGATGTCATCCTCGGTCCTCCCACGGTCTTTCCGCGCGGGATTTGACGCCGATCCGAGGCGAACGGCAAGGCGCGAAAGCGCCACAGTCGATTTCCGGTCCTGTCCCCCGCCCTCAACCGCTGCGGCGGGCGTCTCGGAGCAGAAAACGCGCAAAATCCGCGGCATCCATCGGGCTCGACCACAGATAGCCCTGCCCGACATCGACGCCCAGATCGACCAGCATCGCGCGCTGATCGGCATCCTCCACCCCCTCGGCGACCGAGCGGATGCCCATGCCGCGGGCGATTTCGGCGATCGCGGCGACGATGGCGCGATCGGCGCGGCGAAAGCACAGACCGGCGATGAAACTGCGGTCGATCTTCAGCTCTGCCACCGGCACCTTCTTCAGATCGCCCAGCGAGGCATGGCCGGTGCCGAAATCATCGAGCGACAGCTCGTAGCCGCGGTCCGCCAGCGAATCGAGCAGGCTGATCGTCATGTCGGTGCCGCGCCCGACGAAACATCCCTCGGTGATCTCGAGCAGCAGATCGCGGCCGTCGATGCCCGCCGCCTCGAACATGGCGATGGTGTCAAGCAGCAGCTCGGGCGATTTGATGTCGTCGGGATGGATGTTCAGCGCGATCTTGCCCGGCGCCAGCCCCGCGCCGCGCCAGCCCAGCAGATCGGCGGCCACGGTCTCGGCGATCCGGCGCGACAGATTCGGCAGAAGACCGCGTTCGGCGGCAATGGTCAGGAAACTGTCGGGGGCGATTTCCTCTCCGTCGGCGCGGCGCCAGCGCACCAGCGCCTCCGCCCCCAGCAGACGGCCGTCGCCCAGCGCGATCTTCGGCTGATACTGCACGTAAAGCTGCTCGCCCTCCAGCGCCTCGCGCAGCCCCGCCTCGATCCGGTCGCTCTCGATCACCCGCTTGCGCAGCTGTTCGTTGAACAGCAGGCATTGGCCGCGCCCGCTCTCCTTGGCGCGGTTCAGCGCCAGATCGGCCTTGAGCAGCAGTTCGACCGGATCGGCGCCATCCTCGGGGCAGATCACCGCGCCGATCGAAGCGCCCGGATGCACCCGCCGCCCGGCCAGATGCGCGGGCGGCTCGAAGGCCGCCAGCAGGCGATCGGCGATCGGGCGGATCTGCGCCGCGGCGCCGACCTCGGCCAGGATCACCGCGAATTCGTCGCCGCCCAGCCGCGCGATCACATCGCCCTCGGGCAGGTTGGCGCGCAGGCGGCGGGCGATTTCGGTCAGCAATTCATCGCCGAAGCCATGGCCGAACAGGTCGTTGACATTCTTGAACCGGTCGAGATCCATCAAGAGCAGCGCAAAGCCGTGTCCGCAGCCGCGCTGGCGGGCCACCGCCTCGGCCAGGCGGGCGTTGAAGGCCTTGCGGTTCAGCAGCCCGGTGGTGTCGTCGATATTGGCCAGGAGATAGTTTTCATCCCGGGCCTGGCGCAGGCTGTCGACGGCGCGCGACAGCGCCGCAAGGGAATCGTCGCGCTGCCGGGCGGTTTCGCCGGTGCGATAGGAAAAATAGGCCAGAAAGGCCCCGTAAAGCAGCGCATAAAGCGTCACCGACCAGGCCTGCGGCCAGCCCCCCAGATGAAACGACACGATCACCGCCGCGAGGATCGTCGCCTGAAAGGCCACCGCGGCAACAAAGGCGCGGTGCAGCATGAAGACGCCCCCGGCCAGCATGCCGGAACAGACAAGCAGCACCACCAGAGGCTCCCCGATCTGATGCAGGCCGATCACATGCAAGGGCAGCACCGCCCAGGGCACGGCGAAAAGCACCGAGGTCAGGATCAGCCGCCGCGCCGCCCGCGCCGAGACCCGTTCGACCTGCCGCCCGGCCGCACGGCGCGACATCCGGCTGAACGCAAACCCCAACGCCAGGACCGACCCGAGCCAGATCGCCACGAAGGTGTGGTCATCCTGGCGCAGCGTTTCCAGCCCATAGATCATCGCGTTCAGCGCGGCCACCAAAGCCCCGACCGAGGTTCCC
This DNA window, taken from Rhodobacter capsulatus SB 1003, encodes the following:
- the cysK gene encoding cysteine synthase A codes for the protein MTTVFEDNSASIGGTPLVKLGRLGQGLGATVLAKIEARNPAGSVKCRIGAALIWDAEERGILTPGKEIVEPTSGNTGIALAFVAAARGIPITLTMPETMSLERRKLLLAYGAKLVLTEAAKGMAGAIAKAEDIAASDPKYVLLQQFRNPANPAIHERTTGPEIEAATGGKIDIFVAGVGTGGTITGVSRYFKKGLGKAITSVAVEPAASPVLSQTRAGEPVKPGPHKIQGIGAGFVPEVLDLDLVDAIEQVSNEEAVAVALRLAREEGILAGISGGAATAAALRLAARPENAGKTIVVILPDSGERYLSSVLFEGVFDGTGAPA
- the trpB gene encoding tryptophan synthase subunit beta, coding for MTSYLKTTPDKDGWFGSYGGAMLPPPLEPHFKEIREAYAKISKSADFIAELRLIRKHFQGRPTPVSYLKNLSALCGGAQIYAKREDLNHTGAHKLNHCMAEGLLAKFMGKTKLMAETGAGQHGVALATAAAYFGMECEIHMGEIDIAKEAPNVTRMKLLGATVVPVSFGGRSLKEAVDSCFQSYIAQADTALFAIGSVVGPHPFPRMVRDFQHVIGVEAREQFLEMTGELPDMVAACVGGGSNAMGIFSGFIDDASVGLYGVEPLGTSSNLGDHAATISFGEDGDIHGFRTLVLKDANGEPAPVHTVASGLDYPGVGPEHAHLHKIGRVHYTTADDKEALKAFYALSRHEGIIPALESAHAVAFAMREAAANPGRSILINLSGRGDKDIDYVTQTYGFGTDL
- a CDS encoding putative bifunctional diguanylate cyclase/phosphodiesterase, with amino-acid sequence MLTKHPSPEDVSSVVQGTSVGALVAALNAMIYGLETLRQDDHTFVAIWLGSVLALGFAFSRMSRRAAGRQVERVSARAARRLILTSVLFAVPWAVLPLHVIGLHQIGEPLVVLLVCSGMLAGGVFMLHRAFVAAVAFQATILAAVIVSFHLGGWPQAWSVTLYALLYGAFLAYFSYRTGETARQRDDSLAALSRAVDSLRQARDENYLLANIDDTTGLLNRKAFNARLAEAVARQRGCGHGFALLLMDLDRFKNVNDLFGHGFGDELLTEIARRLRANLPEGDVIARLGGDEFAVILAEVGAAAQIRPIADRLLAAFEPPAHLAGRRVHPGASIGAVICPEDGADPVELLLKADLALNRAKESGRGQCLLFNEQLRKRVIESDRIEAGLREALEGEQLYVQYQPKIALGDGRLLGAEALVRWRRADGEEIAPDSFLTIAAERGLLPNLSRRIAETVAADLLGWRGAGLAPGKIALNIHPDDIKSPELLLDTIAMFEAAGIDGRDLLLEITEGCFVGRGTDMTISLLDSLADRGYELSLDDFGTGHASLGDLKKVPVAELKIDRSFIAGLCFRRADRAIVAAIAEIARGMGIRSVAEGVEDADQRAMLVDLGVDVGQGYLWSSPMDAADFARFLLRDARRSG
- the cysT gene encoding sulfate ABC transporter permease subunit CysT encodes the protein MPGLLINRSPMPGLGLSMGITLTMLSLVVLGPIGALLAQGASYGLEGIWATVNRERVWAALELSFRLSFLAALFNLVFGVALAWVLVRYDFPGRRLVDAAVDLPFALPTAVAGIALTALYAPNGAFGALAKEFGLKIAYTQGGIFIALIFVGLPFVTRTVQPVIEEIDREVEEASATLGATRFTTLRRVIAPMLLPAALTGFALSLARAVGEYGSVIFIAGNIPLKTEIAPLLIVIQLEEFNYDGAAAIGIAMLAISFAMLLSINLIQIWSRRRIGDV